In Stanieria sp. NIES-3757, the DNA window GCCTCCTACTGCTTGTCCAGCCCCAAAATAAATGAATTCCCTGGCAACTTGAATGGTAAATACCATTCCCACAAAAGCAGCCGTAACTAAAGCGATCGCTAGTGAGTCTGGTCCCACTACTGCCATTTGTTCCAAAGTATTACGACGATGAATTTTGGCTTTGAGAAGATGAATTACAACTTGTCCTGTCAGAAACAGTGCTGCTAAGGAGCGTTGTAGCCAAATGCCAATGCCATTATTAGTACTGCTGCGGTTAGTCATTAGATAATGATTCAGAAATTTTTATTCAATATAAATACTAGAAATTTCCCATAGATAATAGTTTGTCTTTTGCGAAGTTTAGATATCTTTTTTTTGAAGTAAATCGATTCTCTCGCTAAATATAATAAACGATTTGCGCGATCGCTAACGAAGAAATTACGAAATTTTTACTACAGACAAAGATTTTATTGGTTTTAGTCAGTATTTACCGATTAGACTTATTTCCCGATCACCCTAAATCACTTACTATTTTCACTGCATCTATACTTTACTTTCCTGCTAAATCCCACTAATTAGTAATCAATAAAAAGATTTTTTCCTCATCGCTACAAAACGAACAGGAATAGTTTTTTCCTCAACAATACCTTCCTCGGTTTTGGTTAGTACAAAGATGTCTTGATACCACGTACCCAAAGGAATCACCATCTTGCCTTTAATTGCTAGTTGATCGATTAAGGCTTGAGGTATGCTTTCTGGGGCAGCAGCGACAATAATCCCATCGTAAGGAGAGTTTTCTGCCCAGCCTTGGTAGCCATCACCAGTTTTGATTTCGATGTTTTCGTAACCCAATCGATGAAGGGTTCGACGCGCTCTTTCTGCTAGTTGGGGAATAATTTCGATGGAATAGACTTTTTGGGCGATCTTCCCCAGTACGGCTGCTTGATATCCACAACCTGTGCCGATTTCCAATACTTTATCACTAAGAGAAATTTGAGCAGCTTCGCTCATGTAAGCCACAATATAAGGTTGAGAGATAGTCTGATTGAAACCAATGGGTAAAGGGCGATCGCTGTAGGCTAAATCTCTCCACGATGAGTCTACGAATTGATGACGAGGCACTTGAGA includes these proteins:
- a CDS encoding protein-L-isoaspartate O-methyltransferase yields the protein MNFGLASIALLLCCLLLMILPSEAAESNYFGLQRPKANVAMKQFELQREQMVEYQLRDRGIQDERVLAAMSQVPRHQFVDSSWRDLAYSDRPLPIGFNQTISQPYIVAYMSEAAQISLSDKVLEIGTGCGYQAAVLGKIAQKVYSIEIIPQLAERARRTLHRLGYENIEIKTGDGYQGWAENSPYDGIIVAAAPESIPQALIDQLAIKGKMVIPLGTWYQDIFVLTKTEEGIVEEKTIPVRFVAMRKKSFY